One window of the Acinonyx jubatus isolate Ajub_Pintada_27869175 chromosome A2, VMU_Ajub_asm_v1.0, whole genome shotgun sequence genome contains the following:
- the ARL6IP5 gene encoding PRA1 family protein 3: protein MDVNFAPLRAWDDFFPGSDRFARPDFRDISKWNNRVVSNLLYYQTNYLVVAAMMISVVGFLSPFNMILGGIVVVLVFTGFVWAAHNKDILRRMKKQYPTAFVMVVMLASYFLISMFGGVMVFVFGITFPLLLMFIHASLRLRNLKNKLENKMEGIGLKRTPMGIVLDALEQQEENVSKFADYISKVKE from the exons ATGGACGTGAATTTCGCTCCGCTCCGTGCCTGGGACGATTTCTTCCCTGGCTCTGACCGCTTTGCCCGGCCGGACTTCAGGGACATTTCCAAATGGAACAACCGCGTGGTGAGCAACCTGCTGTATTATCAGACCAACTACCTGGTGGTGGCTGCCATGATGATTTCCGTTGTGGG GTTCCTGAGCCCCTTCAACATGATCCTTGGAGGCATTGTAGTGGTGCTGGTGTTCACGGGGTTTGTGTGGGCAGCACACAACAAAGACATCCTCCGCCGGATGAAGAAGCAGTACCCCACAGCATTTGTCATGGTGGTCATGTTGGCCAGCTACTTCCTCATATCCATGTTCGGGGGAGTCATGGTCTTTGTGTTTGGCATCACTTTTCCTTTGTTGC TGATGTTCATCCATGCGTCATTGAGACTTCGGAACCTCAAGAACAAACTGGAGAATAAAATGGAGGGAATAGGCCTGAAGAGGACACCAATGGGCATTGTCCTAGATGCCCTAGAACAGCAGGAAGAAAATGTCTCCAAATTCGCTGACTATATCAGCAAAGTGAAGGAATAA